The Tachysurus fulvidraco isolate hzauxx_2018 chromosome 19, HZAU_PFXX_2.0, whole genome shotgun sequence genomic sequence tatggtcTTACTGGAGTAattaactccgtcacgtgtcctttccgagccattaaatggcgtgtgtgcacacagagcttcagacacaacttcctcaaagaagcattcccatagcgtcagcactgacgcagcgtcgagttccctcgaaagggaactcatttttaaatacatatgaAATGTCCTGTACTCTTGTTATTCCTGCTACCATCCACTTCTTAATAAATATTGACATGATGTGTAGAGAAATTATATTCAGTATTAAACTTTTTGGCATCTGTTTGGTTCCAAAGAATGCTTTTCCAGAACCggtcaggctttttttttttttttttttttttttttaatatatatagatgttttttttctactctgGCCTTTCTATTCTTGAGGCTTATGAATGGTTTGCTATCATCTACTACTGTTGTCTTCCGTGGATGGCCAGGCCTTTTTATGTTGCTGAGCTCACCATtgcattctatttttttatcagTATCTACCAGACTGTTGATCTGGCCACTCCTAATGTTCCTGCTATCTCTCTGATGGATTTGGTTTGTTTATGAAGCCTAATGATGGCCTGTTTGACTTGCATGGAGAGCTCCTTTGAAGGCATGATGTAGGTTCACAGCAACAGATTCCAAGTGCAAATACCACACTTAGGATCAACTCCAGACCTGTTACCTGCTTAATTGATGAAGTAATAATGAAGGAATAGCCTACACCGGTACATGAAACAGCTTTTGATTCAactgtccaattacttttggtAACTTGAAAAAAAGGGGTTGTGGCTACTCTCAAGAGCTGTAATTCCTAAACCCTTCCTCCAATTTGGATTTAAATACCCTCAAATTAAAGCACACTATAAATATACAACTATAGCTTGGATATGTTTTGgtaaatacctaaaaaaaaatctaaaattgtgCCTGTGTCAAAATATATATGGTCCTAACTGTATATGAAAATTGTACTCTACTTCTAAAGATTATCAGTCAAGAACGAAATGTATTGTTGCAACTTTGAAATTTGGCCAACAACTTATAAGATCAAATAGTATTCATAACAGTGAAGGTTTAATTATGcaatttattgcttttatattagttttcttgttgttgttgttgttgatgatagTTGATAGAAGCAATATTCTAAAATGTGCAGAAGTAGCACTgggttaaacaaacaaacaacaacagcaacaacatcaatactactactactactactactactactactactaataataataataataataataataataataataataataataataataataaccttcaaCTATATGTACTAGGGCAGTCTAGGTACCGCCCTATTAAACGCGGTTTTCACCTGAATGACCGGTGCGACAGCCTATTGGCTGCTGCTCCAGGTGTATTTAAGGCGTAGTTTGTCAACTGGGTACGCATCATACAATTAATACACATTTAAGGTGTATTTGTTTATAGCCAGGTTATGGTCCCGATTGGTACGACGTTGCTGTTGGGTACAGGCTGTCTTTCACTCCAGGTTGTGTGTGCTCTGGATTACCTGCATATTTGAAGTTCGTTGATTACAGATAAAGCTGTGAGTAACTGAACCTGTGTGCTTTACGCTCTACTTCCGGGTATGTACATTCAGTCCTTTTGAGCATAATCGGGGTGGTGTTTTTGactattgattttattaactttttatttattttagtgcatCTGCTCGTAAGCACATCGTTGCTGCGGACTGCATGGCGAATGCTCCCTAGACCACGTGAAGACTGCACTGTTTTGTTCTGCTGCTATTTTTATGACCgtgattgtttatttgattactttttgtttttgtttgtcacgCTCATGCTGGTGGCTTAGGTGAAGTGGGGTTAGTTCGAGCCGTCTTGAGCGAGAGGTTCCGTTAACGGTGCCTGCTCAACTTCACCGGTTGTTATATCGCCACCAAcagcgtgtttgttttgtttaatgttgattTTTGAGTTTTCTGTGACTCCTTTCAGCTTTAAGTTTTGTCCTTTTGttaacttgtttttttgtaattagtGTGCTTTAATTTGAAGACTGTCTTCATGTGcattgtttgctttatttttttcctcttggtTGTGCTCTTCTTGTTTAACCCCTTGCTGCTCCATGGCATGTCTAGGTTTGAGCTGTTTGACACGAACCTAGTGTTACATTTTTCTGTTTGATCCTGGTGGCCAGTAAATTGTCCATTGTGTTCCCCTTTACGGGTGCACTTATTCTAATGCAAGTTGTTGGGTTGATTGTGAGTTGAACTaagttttttattcttttgtttttcattagcTGGAGGCCCCAGTGAGGGAAGCTAGCTGTCTTGGCCCTGTGGTGTTTCTCACAGTGTTTGTTTGCCATTGATATCTGCGTTTCCCTCACTTagagtgggtgtggtgtgagtgtttgGGAGCAGTATGTCTTAGGATACTCCCTGTTCAGCTAGCTACCCTACTGGTAAGCCTCCGCCAGAAAGTTtcttgtctgtctttatttttttgtctctgtttggtcagtttttattattaattattgtgtAATAAAAGTATTTGATATTTGTATCCACGTCTCCTGCCTTCAGTGGTAACGAACCTGTGTGCTCTATTTCTGGTATAAATTTCCCCATTTATAGAAACAGGGTGGCGTAGTCTGCTCTAATCCTTAGTTGTATATGGTGCCAAGTCTTGCCATCCACCGCCCCGCCACATATATGTAActatgaggttttttttttttttaatcacaattCTGGAGATGTACACATGGTTCGACATGCTCTTTATCACTATTCAAATTATGGTTCATTTTAACTTGATTAAACCTTTTCTCTCAGTTCCTTTTCACTCGGTTTCTTTACACTGTATCACTAAAACTCTGGGTCCACCAAAAAGTTCCCCTTAGATGtgacaaattcagaaaatgaatgaaaatccttGGTCTTGGGTTTGACTGAAGATCATATTCAGAATATTTGATtttcacacactgtgtatacatTTTACACTATGTTTTTAGCTTTCTTTGTTTAGCCACATCATTATCACAATTTTATACAGACATCCAATAAATCCAGCTCAGTATGAGCTTGGATATTATATTACCCCAGGTACAATAGATTATCTGTATAGTTACACAGAATTATAGCAATGATGTCTTTTTGTGACTAATGTGAATAatgtcttgtgttttatttgaattattattccAAGTCTTAAGTCCTGAACTTCAAACCATGTGACTGGATCAGCAGAACAAACATGGGGATGTTAGAATAAGAAAAAGGACAGAATAAGACTTTTATGACTAAAtcatgtatttgcatttttattaaaatgttttcttacatCAGACTTAAACCCAGTAAGAATGTTAAACTGAACATagacagcatttaaaaatgttatacattaGAGTTATAGTGACTGTCAGTAAAtgcattatatttgtttattggttattgaatgtaatgtttattaaatataataaacccCAGACCCTATGatgctttatctttattttaagggtgaaaaatcaacaacaaaaataaaatccccCCAAAGGACTTCACTATTATATGTAAAGACACTAAAGAAGCAGCGCTCCTGAGTAGAGACCAGGTAAAGGACAAAAGATCAATCTGTTCCTTCCCCAGAATAATCAACATACTCTATTACATAGACTTTGTATTAGTATCATTTACTGAAAGTGGACACTTTATTAATACACAATTAATTATATACACTGATGTCATATCTATTCATATAAGAGGTGAAAATCATGAACATTTAGGAGGGGGAAAGCAGCTATTACTTATTACTTTAGCTTATTACGATCCAAATGACaagacattacagacagaacatGAGGACTCAGGACACAAAGGGACAGGGGAGCTAGACTCACAATGGTAGGAGAACATTgacagtgtaaataaataaacagaattaaaaacagaGCCTCAtgtagtctgttttttttttttttttttttttttgagctaaATAAATTGACAGCAAAGTACAGTGGGTGGCACCAGGACTCTTAGCTCTACATCAGGGTCATCTCTCTGCCCACTGgtgcttttctctcttttgtccatttatttatactgaactGATAAACAGTGAACTGTCAATTCAGGTGGATTACAGACTTTAACATGAACTGTGAGTAAACATTTGAAGTGACGTTTCATATAAGAGCTCGTTCTGAGCTGAGAtctagtgatttttttaaagtgctttttttaaaGGACATCCAGCTGGCCCGCCGTATTCGCGGAGAGCGCGCTTAAATCTCTATTCTGTCTAATGTacacaaaggctcttttaagagccaccacaGTCTCTCTGATTAATGAGCacttcttcatctctctctctctctctctctctctctctctctctctctctctctctctctctctctgtgtgctcaGAGTTTGTTGTATAAAGTTcactttgtgtgtatctgtatatcAATTACTTACACCCCCATCTCTGACAAGttagtgtatgtatatatatatgtatatacatatatacatatatatatatatatatatatatatatatatatatatatatatatatatatatacacaattttGACACTAATCTCAGTCTAAAACTCAGTGTTGGAGACAATATTGCACATTTAGACTATAAACCTTAtagattctgtaatattttgtgtatattaaTATGTGTAACTGAAGTAAATAAGTCTATTGAAGTGTAGGTGTTAAAAATgcaaacagaagaagaagaagaagaattaaatgtaaatataatcttTAGCCTAATGTTAGCTAACCTGCTAGCAACCATAGCTGTCAGTTTAAATTCCATACTAAAATCCTGAAAGGAGTTGATGAGCTTAGATAACGAGAATTTAGTTTATTTCCACAATCTAATATTCAAGTCCATTAAAGTCACTTTCCACAACCCTGACTACTGGATTTACACTAAATCCTACTTAGACTAGTGATTAGTCAGATCTGGTGATAAAGGGCTTGGTGACAGATGTATGTTGTCTACCTAGAGAACTTCActaatcatttcatttatacaacaaattaaaatacagaAGCACTGATGAAATACATACGTGAAACaagttcctgtgtgtgtgtgcgcgtgtgcctGAGACTCACACAGAGAAAGGAGATTTGCACGTTGTATGAAAaagtgggtggctcttaaaagagcctttgtgtTGATAAAGATGGCGCTAAGGCGCTTTACTTGGAGCTGGTGTACTTGGTGACGGCCTTTGTGCCCTCAGACACGGCGTGCTTGGCCAACTCTCCGGGAAGCAACAGACGCACGGCAGTCTGGATCTCCCtagaggtgatggtggagcGCTTGTTGTGGTGAGCCAGACGAGAAGACTCACCGGCGATGCGCTCAAAAATGTCGTTGACGAACGAGTTCATGATGCCCATGGCCTTAGAGGAGATCCCGGTATCGGGGTGCACCTGCTTCAGGACTTTGTACACGTAGATGCCGTAACTCTCCTTCCTGGTCTTTCTGCGCTTCTTGCCGCCTTTCCCTGCCGTCTTGGTCACGGCTTTCTTGGATCCCTTCTTGGGCGCGGTCTTAGCTGGTTCAGGCATGGTGTTGCTGTTCGAATGAactgagagagaatgagtaacAACCACCTAGCGTCTGCtctatatacagtctgacattgTAATTAGGCACAAGAGAACAAACGTGTGTTATTGGTCATAATCCCAAAGCTCCTGATGCGGAGCGCCTCCTCCCGCTCCTCCTACACACTTACTCCTCCCCCACTGTCCCCTCTGTGCTTTGTTCCCCTTCCGCCGTTTTACACTCAACTTTGTGCTTTATGacaaaagggggaaaaaaaaatcctgtttctaCCACCAAACTTTACACGCATTTCTCACACActatgaaagaaaaagagtaaAATCGAGGCATATACACGAACTGACTTATATAATACTGGACTTAAAAGCATTTATAATACAAATTTCATCTTACACGGTTTTTGACATCATttgcatcacacaaacacagtaaataaGGAACACCTCTTTGTGGATAtttgggtggctcttaaaagagccgttgtgTTGACGTGGTTTGGTGTTGAACGTTTATCCGCCGAAGCCGTACAGAGTGCGTCCCTGGCGTTTCAGAGAGTACACCACATCCATGGCGGTGACGGTCTTTCTTTTAGCGTGCTCGGTGTAGGTGACGGCGTCACGGATGACGTTCTCCAAGAATACTTTCAGCACACCGCGAGTCTCTTCGTAAATCAGGCCGGAAATACGCTTAACACCGCCACGGCGAGCCAGACGGCGAATAGCCGGCTTAGTGATTCCCTGGATGTTATCTCGAAGGACCTTACGATGACGCTTTGCGCCCCCTTTGCCGAGTCCCTTACCGCCTTTACCTCTACCAGACATGATACTACTTTATCAAAGTGAAACCGCTCAATAAAATACACCACACAGAGGCCGAATATTTATCCTCCATCTCCTGGACCTAGTTGAGAACAGGCAAGGAGGCGGGTCTAAGACCAGCGCTCACACAATAGAAGCCGTTCATAAACAAAGAGAAAGTCACAGCTTTTAACTTACTAGTGTATTTTTCTGCTGCAACCTCTCTGTACACACaaggatcatcatcatcatcatcatcatcatcatcatcatcattattattattattattattattattattattattattattattattgatgttgttACTATAAgtcttagtagtagtagtagtagtagtagtagtagaatttAACCCAAGGTATACAAAGTGagtatttgaataaaaatatccAGACCAACACCCAGCAATGTATGGAGGTTAGTAAGAGCACTCTGTGGTTGTACAACATTAACCTGCACTGTTTAGATGTAAAACATCCATTTGAGCACATCTGTGGCTTGAGAACTGTATTCTATACTCCTAGGTCCACTACTAGGAGGCCCGGTGTTCCCCGATCATCTGGGTACATTATAAACCGAGCCCATGTTTAACCCTGATAGTAGATTACAAGAAACACAGAAAGGAATGTAAAGACAACATTCAGGAGTCAtacaacctggtgcaaactgtgcaggacaagacaaacaagacagtgcaggacaaaagacagtgcagggcaaaaaacagtgcaggcacaaagttacaagacaatacaaaaactacaaaaaaaaaatgcaatatagaaaagaaaatatacagtaacagaaacagtgccaacatatactgtgtgaatactgaatgttcaaacaatatttcgtgcagtaacattagaatgaacacagtttcttagcagcaggtccttagGATAATACAGTTGAGgccaaaattattagccccctTATGAAATTAGACAAAACTCTTGATTTCCCCATGGAAATGACCATTAACAACAAGTGTTTTATAGTGTATTTGTTTCCAaaataacaaagacaaaatgtccactaagtTTGATTAGgatttttaattgaaatagtGAGTTGAAACAAGAAAGGGCAAAAATGAAACGTccaaaattattagccccctGGTCATTAATAGTCAATAGTGTACCCTTTTGGTGCCACAACTGACAACAACCTCTTAGAGTAGTTCTTTACTAGGTTGGCACAGGTCTCCTGAGTGATTTTAGCCCATTCTTTCATTGCAAATTGCTCCAGCTGGTCCAAATTGTGTAGTTTCCGAGCATGGACATTCACTTTGAGCACTCGCCAGATTCTCAATAGGATTGAAGTCCGGGCTCTATGCAGACCACTCCAGGACCTTGGTTTTGGTATCCTTCAGGAACTGTTGGACCAATTACGAtgtatgctttggatcattgtcttgttgaaaggCCTATTATGAGGCATATTATCCCTCAAAATGTCAACATAATTGTCATTTTTGATGATGCCATGCACTCGAACAAGGCTCCCTGTGCCTGAAGCTGCaaaacagccccacagcatgatgctcccaccaccatgtttaACTGTGGGAACCGtgttttgtgcaaaaacagcagaaaagtgtgcaaaacagcatgtaaacagtttgatggattgtaagcagcatgtaaacagtatgatgtgtcagtgtgtgttttctgtgggtctgtgcagtccatacagatgatgtgtttgtatgttgtgctcagtacagttcagttcagttattgagaagtctgatggcttgtgggaagaaactgtaacacagtctggtcgtgagggcccgaatgcttcggtacctttttccagacggcaggagggtgaagagtgtgtgtgaggggcgtGTGGGGTCTATAAGTAGACTCTGTTTGTTATAGATAAACAAGACAACAGCTGAACAACAGAGTctgatacactgtacactctgtTGTACTCAAAGCAGAGCAATGCAGTGTGATtgtgataggtgtgtgtgtgactgccagAATCTGGAAATCAACATGTAAACTGGTTATTaatcactgtctctctctctctctcacacacacacacacacacacacacacacacacacacacacacacacacacacacacacacacacacacacacacacaaagtccatatatatttggacacatgcacacagtaagtccatatatatttggacacatgcACAATTTTCATATGTATGCCACAGaataaattgaaaatgaaaaaaaaaataataaaaagatgcATTTGAAGAGCAGATGTTCAGCTTTAATGTAAGGgattgaataaaattaaaaagtaataggTTCAGGAGCTGCAACCATTTTTATGCACAGTCTCCACATTTTCAGGGGCTCAAATGTAATTGGACAAATggatataatcataaataaaatgttgatttttaatattttgtttagaaTCCTTTGCAGGCAATGACTGCCTGAAGTCTGGAGCCCATGGACATCACCAGAGACTGGGTTTCCTCCTTTCTGATGCTTTACCAGGCCTTAACTTCAGCTGTCTTCAGCTGATGTTTGTTCGTGAGTCTTTCTGCCTTTAGTCATCTACTACTGTTGTCTTCCGTGGACGGCCAGGCCTTTTTATGTTGCTGAGCTCACCATTGCATTCTATTGTTTCTCAGAATCTACCAAACTGTTGATCTGGCCACTCCTAATGTTCCTGCTATCTCTCTgctggatttgttttgtttatgaagcCTAATGATGGTCTGTTTGACTTGCATGGAGACCTCCTTTGAAGGCAtaatgtaggttcacagcaACAGATTCCAAGTGCAAATACCACACTTAGGATCAACTCCAGACCTGTTACCTGCTTAattgatgaagaaataatgaaggAATAGCCTACACCGGTACATGAAACAGATTTTGATTCAactgtccaattacttttggtcACTTGAAAAAAAGGGGTTGTGGCTACTCTCAAGGGCTGTAATTCCTAAACCCTTCCTCCATTTTGGATTTAAATaccctcaaattaaagctgagaGACTTTCAGCCCACTATAAACATACAACTATAGCTTGGATAAGTTTTGGTAAATacctaaaaaaatctaaaattgtgcctgtgtccaaatatatatggtcCTAACTGTATATGAAAATTGTACTCTACTTCTAAAGATTATCAGTCAAGAACTAAATGTATTGTTGCAATTTTTAAATTTGGCTAACAACATCAAATCGTATTCATAACAGTGAAGGTTTAATTATGtcatttattgcttttatattagttttcttcttgttgtttttgttagaaGTAGCAGTAGAAGCAATATtctaaaatgtgcaaaagtAGCACAgggttaaacaaacaaacaacaatactactactaaccCTAACCTGAATCtatttgtgaggttttttttaaatacaatttactactaataccaccaccaccaccaccaccaccaccactactactaccaccGGCAGCAACATTACTACTACTTAAAGGAGCAAATTGTAGGAGCAAATAGAAGCAAAATTGGCAATCAAACATCCATCGTAATTCTAGAGCTCTGTACCTGAGGTAATAATTAGCTCATAATAATCAACACTGGTGAATtttgctctctttctgtttaaacacaaaacaaagaaaaaacacattttttgtcCATTCtactatattttaatatgtaattacaaattagataataataataataataataataataataataattcagcctTCTGTTTACTCAGTAAGGCAATAATCTTATTTTCCCAGCttcagttggactctgcttcattaaatattcaaatatactaagaggagatgacgactacatgtggtctttgagtacaacatcctcatcatcaatacaacattgtcagactgtatatttacaatcacaccttccagtgtcacccacatgaggatgagattCCCTCTTAAGTccggttcctcttaaggtttctccATAAGggtgtttttcctcactacaaTCACttgagtcacctcaggcttgttcattagaaataaatacaaacacatttaaatacaagtctaataCTATCtttgagtttttgttttatattaatctctaaataactaaatatgttgtgttcatgttctgtgaagctgctttgaaacaacaTCCATTgctaaaagcactatacaaataagtgtgtatttattttcaattactCTTCTTATCCCTGAACACAATATTCCTAACACAAACTCTCTGTACTGTGTCTGTAAATCATTTCTCTAAAGCAgattcacatttacatacatgtgagatatttatatacaatatacatacatacatatatatatatatatacacacacatacatatacatatatacatacatatatacacacacacacatatatatacatatatacatacacacatatatatatatacacacacacacacacacacacaaagtgaactTTACACGACAAACTCagccctctctctcacacagatatGAAGAAGTGCTCATTAATCAGAGAGAAtgtggtggctcttaaaagagcctttgtgtACATTAGACAGAATTGAGGTTTAAGCGCGCTCTCCGCGAATACGGCGGGCCAGCTGGATGTCCTTAGGCATGATGGTCACTCTCTTGGCATGAATGGCGCACAGGTTGGTGTCCTCGAACAGACCGACCAGGTATGCCTCGCTAGCCTCCTGCAAGGCCATGACGGCCGAGCTCTGGAAACGCAAGTCGGTCTTGAAATCCTGAGCGATTTCTCGGACCAGGCGCTGGAAGGGCAGCTTACGGATAAGCAGCTCAGTAGACTTCTGATAACGGCGGATCTCCCTCAGAGCCACGGTGCCGGGCCTGTAACGGTGAGGCTTCTTCACGCCGCCGGTAGCCGGGGCGCTCTTGCGAGCAGCCTTAGTGGCGAGCTGCTTCCTGGGCGCTTTGCCACCAGTGGACTTACGGGCGGTCTGCTTGGTTCTTGCCATAGCGTCGAGCTGTGAACTTCAcggaggaaaaacacacaataaacggCGCTGGCGAACGCTGTCTATTTAAGCCCTAAGGCCGCCCTGTTCTTATTGGGCGGATTGAAAGCACACGTCTGCCATTGGATAGAGCGTGTTACGTCACCTGATGACTATTGGACCGTTCTCTATCACGGACACAGTTTGATACCCAAACCGCCCGCCCTTATTTTACTGGCGCTCTCAGTAGCACAGcgcttttgttttctgtaagcAACCTACTGTCTCTTTGTGTCGTTTAGACAGCaggcttcattatttattatcgttattattattattattatcattaatgttGTTGTCTGTCATCCGTCTTTAAACAAGACCAGTTATTATTAGAGTTAGATTTTAACACTTATTTGGGGAAATTGTCTTTATAAAGTTGACACTCacagtattaataaaaagtaGGATGAAATTGCACTTTTTCAGTAAaagtgggtggctcttaaaagagcctttttGTGTGGTGAGAAACGCAGCGCTGAGCGAGTTTACTTGGTCTTGACGGCTTTCTCGGTCTTCTTGGGCAGCAGCACGGCCTGAATGTTGGGCAGTACACCTCCCTGAGCGATGGTCACTCCTCCGCGCAGTTTGTTCAGCTCCTCGTCATTACGCACAGCGAGCTGCAGGTGATGGGGAATGATACGGGTCTTCTTGTTGTCACGGGCGGCATTACCGGCCAACTCGAGGATCTCAGCAGTCAGATACTCGAGCACGGCGGCCAAGTAAACCGGAGCGCGGGCACCGACGCGCTGGGCATAATTACCTTTACGCAGAAGCCTGTGTACACGACCCACGGGGAACTGCAGTCCGGCCCTGGATGAATGAGTCTTGGCCTTAGCCCTAGTTTTACCGCCGGTTTTGCCTCTTCCGCTCATCTTATAGTTCAGATATGTTGTAAGAACAACCCCGAAATAACAGCGCTGTTCTTCTAGCACTCTGTCATATAACATCACGGCATCTCTCTTATTGGCTAAGATACTTGTGACGGAAGAACGAATCCGAAACACACCGTAGAATTCCAGGGTCAGTCCATCATTCTATTGTACGTCACACGCCCCtcccactgcagtgtgtgtgtgtgtgagagagagaaagagagaaagagagaatgaaattaaaataaaaaaagattaaatgcaTATCATtgtagagagaaaatattttgtaaactgATTTATGATCAGTATCTTGATTATTCACTGGTTTTATATCTATAAAGCATATATTAGTACAgaagagagtaaagacaaatacacatggatttaaaatgtaaactgtcCAATTGTCCCTAGTTGTTCATACGTTTATGTGAAGGTGAATGTACAAGTCTGTAGCTGCCTAAACACTCGGTACAGAATCCACTAAAGTCACCATGACgtcatcattttgttttttcatgtttatcaGAATAGGAAACAGCTCTTTAAGGAAAACATGGGTGGCTCTTATAAGAGCcgtttgaggagtaaaaaacataagaaacacgTTTACTTCTTCTTGGGAGCCTTTTTGGCCTTCGCTGCTTtgggctttacagcctttacctTCTTGGGGGTCGCCGGCTTTTTGGCCCTCTTGGGGCTCTTGGCTGCTTTCTTGGGGGTCGCCGGCTTTTTGGCCTTCTTGGGGCTTTTGGTGGCTTTCTTGACGGCAGCGACgggcttctttgtcttcttggGAGACTTCTTGGCTGCGGGTTTCTTGGCCGCTACTTTCTTGGGCTTCTTAGCCGCGGCGGGCTTTTTGGCGGCCGCCTTTGTCGCTTTGGGCGCGGCTTTTTTGCGGGCTTCTTCACTTCGGTCTGCTTCTTGTTCAGCTTGAAAGATCCAGACGCGCCGGTCCCTTTGGTCTGCACCAGAGTGCCTTTAGTAACGAGACCCTTAACGGCGAGCTTGACGCGAGAGTTGTTCTTCTCCACGTCGTATCCGCCGGCAGCCAAAGCTTTCTTCAGGGCGGCAAGAGACACGCCGCTCCTCTCCTTGGACGAGGAAACCGCTTTGACGATGAGCTCGCCGACGCTAGGGCCTGTTTTCTCGGTCCTCGAAGCTGCCTTCTTCTTGGGCGCTTTGGCCGGCGCAGCGCCGGGAGCGGGAGCGACTtcagccatctctctctctctgggagcTAATAGTAGAATAAACGAGTGTAACGCTGTACGCTGTGTAACACAGG encodes the following:
- the LOC125139640 gene encoding histone H2B-like — encoded protein: MPEPAKTAPKKGSKKAVTKTAGKGGKKRRKTRKESYGIYVYKVLKQVHPDTGISSKAMGIMNSFVNDIFERIAGESSRLAHHNKRSTITSREIQTAVRLLLPGELAKHAVSEGTKAVTKYTSSK
- the LOC113663770 gene encoding histone H3, with translation MARTKQTARKSTGGKAPRKQLATKAARKSAPATGGVKKPHRYRPGTVALREIRRYQKSTELLIRKLPFQRLVREIAQDFKTDLRFQSSAVMALQEASEAYLVGLFEDTNLCAIHAKRVTIMPKDIQLARRIRGERA
- the LOC125139654 gene encoding histone H4-like, which produces MSGRGKGGKGLGKGGAKRHRKVLRDNIQGITKPAIRRLARRGGVKRISGLIYEETRGVLKVFLENVIRDAVTYTEHAKRKTVTAMDVVYSLKRQGRTLYGFGG
- the LOC125139652 gene encoding histone H2A-like — translated: MSGRGKTGGKTRAKAKTHSSRAGLQFPVGRVHRLLRKGNYAQRVGARAPVYLAAVLEYLTAEILELAGNAARDNKKTRIIPHHLQLAVRNDEELNKLRGGVTIAQGGVLPNIQAVLLPKKTEKAVKTK